A single genomic interval of Apium graveolens cultivar Ventura unplaced genomic scaffold, ASM990537v1 ctg3853, whole genome shotgun sequence harbors:
- the LOC141701452 gene encoding agamous-like MADS-box protein AGL61 produces MYSLHRNGGILRDCHLTAYGGHYGGEKAAARVLQAACLEIAKKFSIGRQKIKIAKIERKNHLQVTFSKRRSGLFKKASELCTLCGVEIAIIVFSPAGKVFSFGHPNVEGIIDRFFNELEGERKRGEALDDMRQASQSQFWWESPVEKMGFDELQ; encoded by the exons atgtattccctACATCGAAACGGGGGGATCTTACGAGATTGCCACTTAacagcttatggaggacattatggagGAGAAAAGgcagcagctcgtgttcttcaagcag CTTGTTTAGAGATTGCCAAAAAGTTCAGCATTGGCCGCCAAAAGATCAAGATTGCGAAAATAGAGCGTAAGAATCACCTGCAAGTTACCTTCTCAAAGCGTCGATCAGGCCTTTTTAAGAAGGCAAGTGAGCTCTGTACACTTTGTGGAGTTGAGATTGCCATTATAGTCTTTTCTCCAGCTGGAAAAGTGTTCTCCTTTGGACATCCTAATGTTGAAGGTATAATTGATAG ATTTTTCAATGAACTAGAGGGTGAGAGGAAGAGAGGAGAGGCACTTGATGACATGAGGCAAGCTAGCCAGAGCCAGTTTTGGTGGGAATCTCCGGTCGAAAAGATGGGATTTGATGAGCTTCAATAA